In Flammeovirgaceae bacterium 311, one DNA window encodes the following:
- a CDS encoding cupin (COG1917 Uncharacterized conserved protein, contains double-stranded beta-helix domain), which translates to MQTSNILENVIVGVAKEYRSYMGGFYKIIISAEQSGGSFALLDMTLPRGVEPPRHVHTREDESFYLLEGEISFHIGEKEILAQAGQAVFAPRLVEHHFNIKTETARFLTFISPGNFASYFQEFSVPAENLAVVPPQGPPPVEFLQYMTARLATEFGVQFI; encoded by the coding sequence ATGCAAACTTCAAACATCTTAGAAAATGTAATAGTGGGTGTAGCAAAAGAATACAGAAGCTACATGGGCGGATTTTATAAAATTATAATCTCTGCTGAGCAAAGCGGCGGCAGCTTTGCACTCCTGGACATGACACTTCCAAGAGGTGTTGAACCACCCCGCCATGTACACACCCGAGAAGACGAAAGCTTTTACCTGCTGGAAGGCGAAATAAGCTTCCACATTGGTGAAAAAGAGATTTTAGCACAAGCTGGGCAGGCTGTATTTGCACCACGTTTGGTAGAGCACCATTTTAACATCAAAACTGAAACCGCCAGGTTTTTAACCTTTATCAGCCCTGGCAATTTTGCTTCTTATTTCCAGGAGTTTAGTGTGCCTGCTGAAAACCTGGCAGTTGTACCGCCCCAGGGGCCTCCACCTGTTGAATTTCTTCAGTACATGACTGCCAGACTGGCCACAGAGTTTGGCGTACAATTCATATAA
- a CDS encoding AraC family transcriptional regulator (COG2207 AraC-type DNA-binding domain-containing proteins) codes for MKAEIFSPSASLGRYIDSYMLVDIDWRKASDVSKVWRLIPYGKASMLFLWGDQHEYSLDGTTSVMQRTRQAFMVGQLTQPIWLKFTGHTRLIKIQFKSSGMHKFLPVNMEEFKNVPSLDLEAVWGMAVHELLEQLHESVSDAERIQKLNLFLEKRLLKQSDAIDYVDYTISQMLACKGSLSIKGLEHALGISTRQLERLFRTKIGISPKEMSKIIRLNSAFSSLETEPDISLTSLSYQAGYYDQAHFSREFKGIAGVSPNKLLSESSKELFVTHGQCFVKQKPAAVLEYST; via the coding sequence ATGAAAGCAGAAATCTTCAGCCCCAGCGCTTCCCTTGGCAGGTACATCGACAGTTATATGTTGGTGGACATTGACTGGCGTAAGGCTTCTGATGTTTCCAAAGTATGGAGGTTGATACCTTATGGGAAAGCTTCGATGCTTTTCTTATGGGGCGATCAGCATGAGTATAGCCTGGATGGTACTACATCGGTCATGCAGCGAACACGCCAGGCTTTTATGGTGGGGCAGCTTACTCAGCCCATCTGGCTTAAATTTACTGGTCACACACGCCTGATTAAGATCCAGTTTAAATCCAGCGGCATGCACAAATTTCTTCCGGTAAACATGGAAGAGTTTAAAAATGTACCTAGCCTTGATTTAGAGGCTGTATGGGGCATGGCGGTGCATGAGTTGCTTGAGCAGTTGCATGAGTCGGTATCGGATGCAGAAAGAATACAAAAGCTAAACCTGTTCCTGGAGAAACGCCTCCTGAAGCAAAGCGATGCCATTGATTATGTAGATTACACCATCAGCCAGATGTTAGCCTGCAAAGGCAGTCTTTCCATCAAGGGGCTGGAGCACGCATTAGGCATAAGTACCCGACAACTGGAGCGTCTGTTTCGCACAAAGATAGGCATATCTCCAAAAGAAATGAGCAAGATCATTCGTCTCAACAGTGCTTTCTCTTCGCTCGAGACTGAACCAGATATTTCTCTTACGTCACTTTCATATCAGGCAGGTTATTATGATCAGGCGCATTTTTCCAGGGAATTTAAAGGCATTGCCGGGGTAAGCCCCAATAAATTGTTATCAGAAAGTTCAAAAGAACTCTTTGTTACCCATGGCCAGTGTTTTGTAAAGCAAAAGCCTGCAGCAGTGCTGGAATATAGTACCTAA